The uncultured Trichococcus sp. DNA segment ATGAGCGAAGAAGCCAACTCCGTCAGTTTCGTTCCCGTAATCGTAGGGGGGAACAGAGGAGCCTATAGTTTGGCGAGAGCTTTCTATGAAGCGTACCAAGTTAAAACGAATCTCATCAGCCCGATGATCATAGGCCCTATCGGCAATTCCCGCATCATCAAGCATTACATCCAACCGGGAATCGATGACCTGGATCTTTTTTTTGAGACCATCCAACAAATCGGCCGCGACTATCCGAATATGAAAAAAATCATCTTCGGGGCAGACGATCGCTATGCGGAGTTGTTGATCAGAACAAAGGACCGCTTCAGTGATGATTGGATCATTCCGTATGTGGATGAAGCTGTATTCCTGCGGGCGACAAACAAGGAAAGTTTTTACGCCATCTGTGAAAAAGCAGGCGTTCCATATCCGAAGACTGTAGTCATGGATGAGTTTTCACTGGACTTGCCGTTTGAATTTCCGATCATCATCAAGCCTTCGAATGCCATCATGTACCAGGGGCTGCATTTTGAAGGCAAAGAAAAAGTCTTCATCGGACGGGATGAAAAAGATCTTGAACGCATCTATCATTTAGTGCGCGAAAACGGCTATACAGACAACCTGATCCTGCAGGAGTACGTGCCCGGCGATGACACCTATCTTGGCGTTGTAACGGTCTACACATCGCCTCGGGATAAGGAAATCAAGCTTATTGCATTCGGCCATATACTCTTGGAAGACCATACGCCATCCGCCATCGGAAACCACCTGACGATTTGGGCCAGGGAAGAGCAGAAGATTGTTGCTTCCGTTCAAAAACTGATTGCGGAAACCGAGTTTTATGGTTTTTCCAATTTTGACGTGAAGTACGATAAGCGCAAAGATGACTATGTTTTCTTTGAGCTGAACGGGCGTCTGGGCGTCAGCAACTATTATGTTACCGCCAGCGGGAATAATGTCGCAAAATACTATGTTGAAGATTACATCGCCAAGAAAAAACTAGGCCTGACCATCAACAAGAATGAAGCCTTATTCACTATGACGCCAAAGAACCTTTTGCTGAAGTACATCGAGTCCGATGTGTTGCGGAAAAAAGTAAAAGAGCTGTACAAAGAGGGGAAAGTAGTGCACCCTTTGGATGCGCCTTTTGAAGTCAGCCCGAAAAGAAAATTCTATGTGTTGGCTTCCAAATTCAATTATTACAAAAAATTCAGAGCGCATCCGCCAGAGGAATGATCTGATTCAAGAAACAAACGGGAAACGAGGGATGAGAAAGTATGAAAAAATTTTTTGGTATTCTTGGAGGAATGGGAACGCTGGCGACGACCAACTTTCTCGTTGAAATGAATAAGCGTCATTTCCCCGAAAACGACCAGGATTATTTCAATTACATTCTGATGAATCACGCTGATATTCCCGATCGTACGGAATATATTTTGGATCCGACCAAACCGAATCCGGTGGAAGCAGTGATAGAAGATATTCATATGTTGAATCTTCTTCAACCAGAATTCATCATCATGCCCTGCAATACTATCCATTATTTCTTCGATGATATTCAAAAAGAAACGGCTATTCCGATTCTGAATATGATCGATCTTACGGTCGACTATATTGCGGAGCATTATGAAGGCGCAAAAAAAGTCGGATTATTTGCCACTGAGGGAACGCATCAGAGCCGCATCTACGAAAATCGGCTTGTCGAGAAAGGCTACCAAGTGGTATTGCCGGACAGAGAATTACAAGACAAGATCAATAAAATGATTTATTATTACATCAAAGAGAGATCACATTTATTTTTCCCTTTGTATTACGAAATTTTGGAAGATTTCAAAAATTGCGGTGCGGACATTGTGTTGTTGGGGTGCACGGAAGTTTCGTTGATGAACAGCGAAGATGAGGAACAACGCTATCCGGTCGTCGACGCGGAAAAGGTGCTTTTGGACAAAACAATCGCGTTGGCCAAAGAATTAAAAGCGTAAAAAAACGTTTTCCTTTTTGGATGTAAAGGAAAATACATTGACAAAGGTTTTTTTCACTAGTATAATTCAATTTGTTATTTTAGGGGTGATGGAAATGAAGTGGCCATTAAAAGAATTACAAGAACATCGTGGTGAACCGTACTATTTCTCTCGGACGATAGACCGGGAAAGTTCATTGATGCAAAGAAATAATGAGATCAAGGCAGTGTCGCCGATTAAGGCGGAAGGTTTCTTATTATACGAAAATCATTCTGTGCTTGCCAATTTCCGAATCGATTTAACGATTACCCTGCCTTCGTCAAGGTCGTTGGAATTAGTTGATGTACCCTTGCAAATAGCAATCGAAGAAGTGTACACTGAAAGTGAATCACTCTATCTCGAGCAGGATAATCCCGCGGAAGTCGTGTTGCCGCTTGAAGGCGATGAAGTGAATCTAGTCCCCGCTATCGAGGACAACATTCTTCTGAATCTGCCTCTACAAGTATTCACGCCGGAAGAGATGGTGTCCGAGGAAATGCCTAGTGGCGCTGAATGGGAAGTTGTTTCCGAAGAATCTTTCGCAAGAAAGAGACAAGAGGAAAAGACTGATCAGATCGATCCGCGATTAGCTGGTCTGAAGGCCCTGTTAGAAGACGAAGAAAAAACAGAGTGAAATTTTTGACGCTGATTTTTTAAATAAATACAGCGATTAATACAGGGAGGTGTAAGGAAATGGCAGTACCTAAAAGAAGAACATCTAAAGCAAGAAAAGCAAAAAGACGTACACATTACAAGTTAGCGATCCCAGGCTTGAACGCATGCCCTAACTGTGGCGAATTGAAAAAGAGCCACCACGTTTGCGCATCATGCGGTTACTATGATGGAGAAGCAGTTGTTGAAAAACAAAACTAATCACGAAATGCCATCCGCAATTCCAGTCAGCAGAATGAAATTTCTGCTGGCTTTTTTTGTTCTCATTTTTCAGGGAGGCATAATTTTCCGGAATGAGGTAAAATGTGGGTATGCGGCATGGACGCCATATTTTTGCAAAGGAGCGTTGGGATGCAAAACTTCCACTATTTTGAAATTCTGTTGTATGTTTTTCCGATTTTAGAAATCATTCTGATCAATAAATTTTTCAGGCCGTATCTCAGGTACAAGCAAATCATCCAATTGACGGTTGCGGATGTCGTTTTGCCATTTTTGTTCGTAGGCATCCATCTGCTGAGTGTCTACAGTTTGACGTATTCGCTGTTGCCGCATTTTTTGCTGGCGGCCTGCGTGGTCGGCCTGCTGCAGACGCTGTATTTCGACAAAAGCAAAAAGATCCGCCAGCCGAAGCGGTTTTATCGTTATTTCATTAAAATACTGTTTTTGATGGCGCTGCTTTTTTACTATCTGTTGGTGATGCTGCGCATTTATTTCCTCGTAAGGGGATAGTCCTAAAAGCGAAGAAGGGGGGCAAATATCATGAAAGTATTATTGTACTCTGAAGGCATGAAATACATCGGGAAATCCGGGTTAGGCAGAGCAATCGAGCACCAGAAAAAAGCGCTCACGCTGGAAGGAATAGCTTTTACGACAGACTACCGGGATGATTTTGATCTGATGCACATCAATACCTACTTCGGCCAATCCTATCGTCTGTTGCATAAAGTCAAAAAGCAGGGGAAACCGATCGTTTACCATGCCCACTCCACGGAGGAGGACTTCCGGAATTCCTTTATCTTCTCCAATGCCGCTGCGCCGCTGTTCAGCAAGTGGATTCTGCACTGCTACAGCCATGGGGATGTTGTCTTGACGCCGACCCCTTATTCCAAGCATTTGCTGCAGAAGGCGGGGTTGGAACAACCGATTATACCGATTTCGAACGGAATCGACTTGTCGTTTTACCAAGCGACTGCGGAAATGGGCGCGTCATTCCGCAAAAAATATGGATATACAGCAGCAGACAAGGTCGTCATGTCTGTCGGCCTTTACATCAAGCGGAAAGGGATCCTTGATTTCGTTGCCTTAGCCAAGGCGCTGCCTGCTTACCAGTTCATCTGGTTCGGGTACTTGAACCTCCACCAAGTTCCGCGGGAAATCCGTGAAGCCGTGGAGACGAAATTGCCCAATCTGCAATTTGCCGGTTATGTGGCTC contains these protein-coding regions:
- a CDS encoding carbamoyl phosphate synthase-like protein; this encodes MSEEANSVSFVPVIVGGNRGAYSLARAFYEAYQVKTNLISPMIIGPIGNSRIIKHYIQPGIDDLDLFFETIQQIGRDYPNMKKIIFGADDRYAELLIRTKDRFSDDWIIPYVDEAVFLRATNKESFYAICEKAGVPYPKTVVMDEFSLDLPFEFPIIIKPSNAIMYQGLHFEGKEKVFIGRDEKDLERIYHLVRENGYTDNLILQEYVPGDDTYLGVVTVYTSPRDKEIKLIAFGHILLEDHTPSAIGNHLTIWAREEQKIVASVQKLIAETEFYGFSNFDVKYDKRKDDYVFFELNGRLGVSNYYVTASGNNVAKYYVEDYIAKKKLGLTINKNEALFTMTPKNLLLKYIESDVLRKKVKELYKEGKVVHPLDAPFEVSPKRKFYVLASKFNYYKKFRAHPPEE
- a CDS encoding amino acid racemase, with protein sequence MKKFFGILGGMGTLATTNFLVEMNKRHFPENDQDYFNYILMNHADIPDRTEYILDPTKPNPVEAVIEDIHMLNLLQPEFIIMPCNTIHYFFDDIQKETAIPILNMIDLTVDYIAEHYEGAKKVGLFATEGTHQSRIYENRLVEKGYQVVLPDRELQDKINKMIYYYIKERSHLFFPLYYEILEDFKNCGADIVLLGCTEVSLMNSEDEEQRYPVVDAEKVLLDKTIALAKELKA
- a CDS encoding YceD family protein codes for the protein MKWPLKELQEHRGEPYYFSRTIDRESSLMQRNNEIKAVSPIKAEGFLLYENHSVLANFRIDLTITLPSSRSLELVDVPLQIAIEEVYTESESLYLEQDNPAEVVLPLEGDEVNLVPAIEDNILLNLPLQVFTPEEMVSEEMPSGAEWEVVSEESFARKRQEEKTDQIDPRLAGLKALLEDEEKTE
- the rpmF gene encoding 50S ribosomal protein L32; translation: MAVPKRRTSKARKAKRRTHYKLAIPGLNACPNCGELKKSHHVCASCGYYDGEAVVEKQN
- a CDS encoding DUF3397 family protein, with protein sequence MQNFHYFEILLYVFPILEIILINKFFRPYLRYKQIIQLTVADVVLPFLFVGIHLLSVYSLTYSLLPHFLLAACVVGLLQTLYFDKSKKIRQPKRFYRYFIKILFLMALLFYYLLVMLRIYFLVRG
- a CDS encoding glycosyltransferase, which encodes MKVLLYSEGMKYIGKSGLGRAIEHQKKALTLEGIAFTTDYRDDFDLMHINTYFGQSYRLLHKVKKQGKPIVYHAHSTEEDFRNSFIFSNAAAPLFSKWILHCYSHGDVVLTPTPYSKHLLQKAGLEQPIIPISNGIDLSFYQATAEMGASFRKKYGYTAADKVVMSVGLYIKRKGILDFVALAKALPAYQFIWFGYLNLHQVPREIREAVETKLPNLQFAGYVAPDELRNAYCGADLFFFPTYEETEGIVLLEALAMGQEILIRDIPIYEDDLLDGKHVYKGKTNDDFRRLISGILEGDLPSLKAAGQDHIHQKDLSYIGSELRRAYETAIRLHKADNGEISVPGTK